In Streptomyces sp. NBC_01408, one DNA window encodes the following:
- a CDS encoding polysaccharide deacetylase family protein: protein MHARRLVAGTLAAGALALSLTGCGDSVEPIERLGRKTTHAPDTATATPSPAPPSAAGSPAPGGASDEAYKKWGLTAPVQYAPKPAQKPALPKPEAGKARVVDRIPVPAGEKIVFLTFDDGAEKDPEFQKMAADLKLPISMFLTDSVAASDYGHFEKLRDNGSASTINNHTLTHPNLRTLPFAAQKHEICGQQERLEKRFGQRPPLFRPPFGNYNDDTLRAASECGVSSVVLWRVSMQITNFQYAEGSALKPGDIILAHFRGPSELKGSTETQMATRMLQRIQEQGYRIGRLEDYL from the coding sequence ATGCACGCGCGCCGGTTGGTAGCCGGAACGCTGGCCGCCGGCGCGCTCGCGCTGTCCCTGACGGGGTGCGGGGACAGTGTGGAACCCATCGAACGGCTGGGCCGCAAGACGACACACGCGCCGGACACGGCCACCGCCACCCCGTCGCCGGCCCCGCCGTCGGCGGCGGGGAGCCCGGCGCCGGGAGGCGCGTCGGACGAGGCGTACAAGAAGTGGGGCCTGACGGCCCCCGTCCAGTACGCGCCGAAGCCCGCCCAGAAGCCGGCCCTCCCGAAGCCCGAGGCGGGCAAGGCCCGGGTCGTGGACCGAATACCCGTGCCGGCCGGGGAGAAAATAGTCTTCCTGACCTTCGACGACGGTGCGGAGAAGGACCCCGAGTTCCAGAAGATGGCCGCCGACCTCAAACTCCCGATCAGCATGTTCCTGACGGACAGTGTGGCCGCGTCGGACTACGGACACTTCGAGAAGCTCCGCGACAACGGCTCGGCGAGCACGATAAACAACCACACGCTGACCCACCCGAACCTCCGCACCCTGCCGTTCGCGGCACAGAAGCACGAGATATGCGGCCAGCAGGAGCGCCTGGAGAAGCGCTTCGGCCAGCGGCCGCCGCTCTTCCGCCCGCCCTTCGGCAACTACAACGACGACACCCTCCGGGCCGCCTCGGAGTGCGGAGTCTCGTCCGTGGTCCTGTGGCGGGTGTCGATGCAGATCACCAACTTCCAGTACGCCGAGGGCTCCGCCCTCAAGCCGGGCGACATCATCCTGGCCCACTTCAGGGGCCCGTCCGAGCTCAAGGGCTCGACGGAGACCCAGATGGCGACGCGCATGCTGCAACGCATCCAGGAGCAGGGGTACCGGATCGGGCGCCTGGAGG